From the genome of Medicago truncatula cultivar Jemalong A17 chromosome 2, MtrunA17r5.0-ANR, whole genome shotgun sequence:
taaagattacgAGCAAATTCTCTCTTGAAATGGTATACTTATATGCAAAATTTGTCCTTTTGGTGACTCGATTCGACTTGAGTGTAGAACTAAAAAAATACAACTCTCTCCACGTAAAAGACCTCTCGTTCTTTCggtaaatgataaaaaaagaaactcactctaaaacttttttttcttaacatagTTAGCTTGATTGATATTTCATTACTTTGTTTTCCCTGTAAATTGATAATCATCTTTGAAACATGTCAgatattaaatatgaatatctctcttattttatatttaaactttGGTTCACTATGTTGTAAAAGTCTAACTTCTCCACTAAATCCAACCCACTCATTCAATATAGTTACTCTAATGCTTAACATCACTATGAGAAATCACATTCAAAAGCATTTGTATAATTTCAATATTTGCTGCTTATACCGccaaaatatttgtttactttaaaaaaatatgttgatagATTTTAATTGGTGGCTGATGTATGATACAATTCTTAGAATGAATCAATGTTTGGTATGTATCATAAGTTTAAGATAACAAAATCCTCTAAATTAACAAATTACCCtatgaaattgaagtttgttaATCTATTTAGCCTCTCTTAGGATCAATTTCGAAGAATCTAAATGACAAAATCCTTTACTCTTTAATCTTATTAGGTTTGCAACAACTAAACCTAGAAAATTCCCTCCAAATGATTCACATTAATTGCTAAGTGCTAACCCTAATTATGTATTTTCTTCCAACACTTcttcaatttgaaattcaaaaaattttgtTAGGAACCATGAACTGCATTAAATTACATTTATTGCTATATCCCTTGAAAAATACGGAGCTCTTCAACCGAGCGCACatcttcaaaataattaatacactGTATAAGATCTCTTCTATTATTAAATTCTATGATATATGCAGATATGATATGTATTTGgttggaaaaatatattattacttttaGTAAATATCAAAGTGTAATTATTCCTTTTAGAGCTGTATGTGTAGTTTAGAAATTCTATTAATTGAAGTGACTTTGTTTTTCATGTTAGTagaaatttaaaacaattattacatgtcaattttttgtttaactataaaagtaataaaataaataaaattgacccgtgcaacaatataatattgtatcttttttatttataatttaaaaaataacgtGAAGATAATGCCCCAATAATATattgtgataaaataaaataacagtcTTTAATTAATTAGCTTTTCAGAACTAAGATGTAAAATTTGATAAGATTCAAGTGTCATTGAAGGACATAGtaagaaaaatttgattgtAATATTGTATCTCTAATAATCTAATTTGCGTTTATTGATCGATATCTTACGGGTTAAAGATTATTCATTTGTCTCTATTATAGCCGACAAGACCCGTGCGTCGCACGGGTCAAAAGTCtagtaaatataaatgaaagtACTTATAAAATTTCTTGAAATAATATAGTACTTTAATTGAAGATGTCCTTAACATGTTAACTAAATGAAAGTACATTATAAACCAATCATAAATTGTTATATCGTTAAGTTTGATTTTAGTCAAAACTACCTTAGAATCATGCATTATATGATTTATACTGTTTTTAAGGGATTTACAATTATTAGTTGACTATGAAAGAAAATTTACACAAAgcacaatttatcaaaaaaaaaaaaaatttgagaaagAAGCACAgagtatcaaaattaaactctaaatatttgtaccaaaaagaaaaaaactctataaatataacattttgtctccttaaaaaaaacattgtcaaAAGaagaatgctagcaacactatTTTTTTAGCACTCTATTTAATACTTACTTTAtcattggatgaaatcaatgtggACTCCACTATTTATATGGAATCCATTTCCAAAATGTAGGATCACATTGATTTCATATAATGAATTGTGAATATGGGGTGGCTTTATGCTAAGTTACAATAACATTTCTTTGTTAGAATAACATCTTAGATAGAAAATAATCAAGAAGTGAAGAAACAAAGGGATATACAAACAATATTTGGTAACACCTtgtaattcctttttttttttttattatttccaGTTTAGGGTTTACATACACCTTGTATTTAAATAGCACGGTTCACATTATATTATCCCCTTCCCACTTAAAACAATTCGTTTCGCTTAACTATGAGTCATACAACTTTTGCATAACATAATAAGACTAGTAAAGCAACATGAAGAAAACCAAAATGCGCCAGTCCAAAAGTTACACAGCTCTTCATTACAAAACAATTATGTATATGCACCAAATTTGAAGAGGCTGAATTTAATATTCCAGCCTTGTCACACAGGACATATTTGACAGTTGATGCAAATAACTTCTTGTATGCAAATTCAGTATTAAGTTGAACAATATCAATTATCAAAGGAACTTAGAATTAAGAACTCAAAAATGAGCATAAAAGGCTGGTCTAAAAAAATACACTATCTTTCATTGATGATCAAAATGATAATACAAAATTATTGtcttattcaaattcaaatgctTGTACATTTATAAAGGAAGCTTTAAATTGTGTCAAACAAAGGGGAAATAAATTTCCTAAGAAACTAAGGCATGGGATATAGATACAGGTATTATACAAGCTAGGAAAAATTGGGgagggaaaataaaaaataaaaagaatcttTCTTGTTGGAGAAAGAGTGCAAACTATCTCTTTTGGAAGTTAAAGGACTTGATTGCAACAGCGAAAATAAAGGCAAAGCCCACGGCAATTCCACCGACCACAAGTGCACACCATCCTATGAAGTCGTGTTGGATACCAAAAAAGTCGTCAAGGAAAGTCTTTACATCTTTTCCGCCTTCGGTCGACATAACAGTAGTTATATCTCCAAATTGAGATGCAACCAATCCATAGATGGTCCATGCAACTGGACATGCCCAATAGTACCATCTCCACCATATTGGAATGCTCTGTTATCAAAAGGCAAGAAAATGGTTAGGATACATATAACATACATCCATTGAAACAGTCTTTCACAATGTACTATATACTAATACTTACAGGTCTTGGGACGACAAATCCTGAAAAGAGATTCCAAATTGCATAAAATGCAGCAGCCACAATAGAAGCAACATGGTGATTTGGTGTCACTGCCACAGCCATCATACCATAGAAGGTGAAGTAGAGCAATGTGAAGTACATGAAGAATAGATACCACAAGAATTTCTCTGCAGTCCAGTCAAATCCGATCATGGCATAGACTATAGCTCCATATGTCACGGCTTGGGCAAAGACATAAGGCAACTCTACCAAAATCTGTAATAAAGAGGGAGTTGTTAATATGAGAATTTTCAGTTTGCAAACTAaattagtagtagtagtagttgtagtagtagtagtaatagttttagtaatagttataaTAATAGTAATGTCAGTAGATTAAACAATGATAATAGTTACCTGTGAAAATGCATAGGGTAAGGCAGAGTACATTCCAGCAGCTTTTTCTCTATAAAATACAGTTCTTTCCACTGCAACCACGGGCTGCacagaagaagaattttgtaCTCCAAGGAAGAGGACAGCGGTATACATTGAACCAACAGCGTTCAGAAGGTCTTGTCTACTTGAGCTGCAAGTCACCAAAAGGAATTAGTATTCCAGCGTAGATAAACAGAGGGAGatgacaaaatataatattttgtcaatattatgaacttattttttaattaaaagtagtTTGTTTGACTTACTGTTTTCCACCGAGGTCCCAGAACATTGTTCCAAACATCAAGCCTATGAATGTAGTGAAGAAAAACCTCACAGCAGTGTATGGTGGATTACGCCAATATGACCAACGTTGTTTCCATAAGCAGGCCTGGCATTGGACCAAGAAAGACTGCGAGAATTGAGTAGGGAAATGAAGATCCTTTGAACCAGGAGCAGGTACGCTAAGTTCTTGAATAAGTTGCTTGTTTCTCCTGGAGAGCCATACAAAATAGTTTAAGCAGGTagcaaataagaaaaacaaacatgACAACAATAGCTTCTATAGTTGATTGATTAATATCTGTATGCATTAGTTTACCTATATAGATCAGAATTTTTGTACAAGTCAGTGAAATCAACGCCCAAATTAAGTTCTTGTGCGGTAGTTGTAACTTCCAACATCCATGTTGCTGGGTTATATCCGTCTTTGATTTTACTCACTCCGTCAATGCTCTGCAACGAAAGTTATTTGAAAATTTCAGTAACTAATTACAATCAAGAAATAGAGTCATTCCCGTAAGGTAATACTTCATTTAAGTAGAGGATCCTACCTCAAAATACTTGATCAAATGAGTAGAATGACGACCCAATGGTCCAACATATATTTCTTGTCCTCCACGTTTCATAAGGAATAGCTAGAAATGCATATGTATAATATGTCAGATTCAAGTCTAATGAAGAGGAAAAGAACTAAAAAAGGCAGATTCATTtgtcattaatattttttatgaccATTCACTACATACCTCATCAAATGCTTCAAATATGTCAATGCTAGGCTGATGGATGGTACACACAACTGTTCTTCCTGTGTCCACTGTGTTCCTTACAGTTCTCATAACAATTGCAGCAGCTCTAGCATCTAAACCAGAAGTAGGCTCATCCATAAAAATTATAGATGGATTAGCCACAAGTTCAACTGCAATAGTCAGTCTCTTGCGCTGTTCAGTTGAGAGACCACTCACACCAGGCAAACCAACTAGAGAGTTCCTCAATGAGTTCAGCTCCACTAGATCCATGACTTCGTCAATAAACATCTGCAACCATTTGTAATGTTCATTAAGTAAGGTAAACGAAGGTAAACAAAGCCACGCCGAATAAACCATGTACTAACTAACCTTTCTGGTGTTGGAATCAACTCCTGAAGGTAAACGAAGCCACGCTGAGTAAAGCAAAGACTCATAAACTGTAACATGAGGTGAATGGATATCATTCTGCTCACAGTAACCGGAGATTCTAGCAAATGTTTCTTGCTTTTTAGGATACCCAGAAACCTTGATGTCTCCATCAATATATCCACCTGTTTTCCTACCAGCCAGAACATCCATCAGAGTTGTTTTACCAGCTCCACTTACACCCATCAAAGCCGTAAGTACACCAGGCCTGAATGCGCCACTAACACCCTTCAAAAGCACTAATCTGTCCTCTGTAACACCTTGCTCCTTCATTTCCTGCCAGTTGAAATAAAAGTCATGtgagaaaaatcatttttgtctGAGAAAATATGAATTGTTATACATATCTAAAAGCTGAACATATCACTTTGTGCGAGTCTTACCGCTGGCATGTCAACAGAGTATACAATATCATCAAAAGTGATAGAATGTGGTTCAAATGGAAGAACCAttccctttttctttccatGGCTGGATTCTGTAACAGAATCTCTTCTACCTGAACTTTCTGAAAGACAATAGGAAAAATGTTCAGCTACTAAACTATATGATAAACTACAATATGTTTGCCTTCATGAGTGATATGCATATAATCAAGAAAGCTCACCAATACGTGGTAATTCAACTTCTTGTACGGTAGATGAATCATCTTCTGAATCTTCTTCAGTTATTGTTGCACTAGGCTTATCAAATGGGCCTAGTACAGCGAGAGCCACACCAAATGCCGCGTTGAAAAGGAACACAAATCCAACCAATCCCCCAACGCCTATCCAATACCAATATGCATGTGGGAAGAACCCTCGGGTATCGAGATAATTTTTTCCCAAATCAAAAGTAGCCTATAATtaagtatataaaataaatcaggCTTGTAAATTTCTCAAACAAAAGTAGATGAATTATAAAGTTGCAAGCAAGCTCAAGTAATTACATTGTGCCAACTGTTCCCAAGAAATTCATTGGCCATCAAAGCATTCTGCCCATACATCAAAGGTGAGATCCAGTAACCCCAAATCCACCAGCCTTTGATATCCTCTGttttcaatagcaataaaatgTAAGAAACATTAATTACCTAAGGCTTCATGtctttacaaaaaattaaatttaacaacatttttatctttttttgttaaaattaaatgtgTTAGTCAATTTAACTTACTTCTTGAGAGAATGAAGCCACCCAATGCAAGAAGTGTGAGAACTGCAAAGGACCCAAATGTATTGGCAACAATCATGTTTCTACCCAGGGATGCGATGGCTCGGAACAATCCTGAAGCCATCTGACTCATGAAAAACAACACAAGGAACTGCTTGAACATCCTGCCAAAATTCAAGACCTCACATCATAAGTAACATCAAATGCAAACAAGATAGAAGTGGCATTCAATACCACATGCTCCAAAcagaataaaagaaatttcttTTACCTTCCAACATTTGGATCAAATCCAATAACATAGTAGGTAAGAAACACCCATAGAGAAACTTCCACTAATGAGATGGGAATCTTGAGAATCCACGAAGGAATAGCATATGCCCATGAGGGATAAAATAGAAGGTCTCGTTGCTTGTAGTAAACAGGAAGCTTAGCAATGGTCATAGAAATCTCAGACATTCCATTAAACATCATCGTTACCAGTGTGAAAAACAAAGCACCAGCATAAACACCCGCATCATCCTGATTATTGCGATGCATCTCAGTCCGAAAAAACAGTGTCATTGCTATCAATGCCATGATGAAAAGCTGAAAAACAAAGCATGAAGAACAAACCGTTATGTCACAGAAAATCATGGTGATGaatgtataaatgaaaaagaatatctacttgcttatatttataaaaagagCGGGATAGATTCCAAACCTGAGTTAGCTTGAAGATGTAAACAAAGGAATTTCTTTTCATGAGCAAATACTCTCTTGAGAAGTTAGCCTTTAAAAGCTCCGTCTTGTTGAGACCATACTCTTTGGTGGTCAAAGCAGCTGGATGGCTCTTCGTCTTGTCAAATGGTACGGAAAGCTCCTCAGCAAGTTTCCTACCAATATGGAAGGATTGAAACGCCTCAGCGAATTGAGTAACAGTTACAAATCTGTATGGTTGATCTCTGCGCACCCAGTACTGTGCTTGATCCTTTTTGGAAGTTACTTCTTGAAGAAAGTCAGCGGCACCTTTCCTTTCAGGACATTTGAAAC
Proteins encoded in this window:
- the LOC11436363 gene encoding pleiotropic drug resistance protein 1 gives rise to the protein MEGTDIYRATNSLRARSSTVWRQSGVEVFSKSSREEDDEEALKWAALEKLPTYNRLRKGLLTASHGGAHEVDVGDLAFQDKQKLLERLVKVAEEDNEGFLLKVKERVDRVGLDIPTIEVRYNNLKIDAEAFVGSRALPSFINAATNVIEGVLNFLHIIPTKKRHVAILKDVSGIVKPRRMTLLLGPPGSGKTTLLLALSGKLDPSLQLTGSVTYNGHGLNEFVPQRTAAYISQHDVHIGEMTVRETLAFSARCQGVGSRYDMLSELSRREKAANIKPDPDIDVYMKAIATEGQEYSISTDYVLKILGLDICADTMVGDEMLRGISGGQRKRVTTGEMLVGPANALFMDEISTGLDSSTTFQIVSSLRQYVHIMNGTAVISLLQPAPETYDLFDDIILISDGQVVYHGPREYVLDFFETMGFKCPERKGAADFLQEVTSKKDQAQYWVRRDQPYRFVTVTQFAEAFQSFHIGRKLAEELSVPFDKTKSHPAALTTKEYGLNKTELLKANFSREYLLMKRNSFVYIFKLTQLFIMALIAMTLFFRTEMHRNNQDDAGVYAGALFFTLVTMMFNGMSEISMTIAKLPVYYKQRDLLFYPSWAYAIPSWILKIPISLVEVSLWVFLTYYVIGFDPNVGRMFKQFLVLFFMSQMASGLFRAIASLGRNMIVANTFGSFAVLTLLALGGFILSRKDIKGWWIWGYWISPLMYGQNALMANEFLGNSWHNATFDLGKNYLDTRGFFPHAYWYWIGVGGLVGFVFLFNAAFGVALAVLGPFDKPSATITEEDSEDDSSTVQEVELPRIESSGRRDSVTESSHGKKKGMVLPFEPHSITFDDIVYSVDMPAEMKEQGVTEDRLVLLKGVSGAFRPGVLTALMGVSGAGKTTLMDVLAGRKTGGYIDGDIKVSGYPKKQETFARISGYCEQNDIHSPHVTVYESLLYSAWLRLPSGVDSNTRKMFIDEVMDLVELNSLRNSLVGLPGVSGLSTEQRKRLTIAVELVANPSIIFMDEPTSGLDARAAAIVMRTVRNTVDTGRTVVCTIHQPSIDIFEAFDELFLMKRGGQEIYVGPLGRHSTHLIKYFESIDGVSKIKDGYNPATWMLEVTTTAQELNLGVDFTDLYKNSDLYRRNKQLIQELSVPAPGSKDLHFPTQFSQSFLVQCQACLWKQRWSYWRNPPYTAVRFFFTTFIGLMFGTMFWDLGGKHSSRQDLLNAVGSMYTAVLFLGVQNSSSVQPVVAVERTVFYREKAAGMYSALPYAFSQILVELPYVFAQAVTYGAIVYAMIGFDWTAEKFLWYLFFMYFTLLYFTFYGMMAVAVTPNHHVASIVAAAFYAIWNLFSGFVVPRPSIPIWWRWYYWACPVAWTIYGLVASQFGDITTVMSTEGGKDVKTFLDDFFGIQHDFIGWCALVVGGIAVGFAFIFAVAIKSFNFQKR